A window from Littorina saxatilis isolate snail1 linkage group LG9, US_GU_Lsax_2.0, whole genome shotgun sequence encodes these proteins:
- the LOC138975223 gene encoding lysosomal phospholipase A and acyltransferase-like, whose protein sequence is MNLIENGELNLSDICATCERCQDPGSLECKEELKNVMGNGKAGDYYYYIVHALEAKGYTANKDIKGAPYDFRKAPDNLNEFYRKLKKLVEDLYHANQNVPVVMIAHSMGNPVLLNFYNHKVTKEWKDTYIHAHVALAPPWAGSIKSVRGMVSGDSDGIFFLNGLEVRPMQRSWPGIAWMMPSPIHKLWNPEETLVVTPHRNYSVKDYNKLFHDMGYDLGFLLLNRTRQFDTDLSKLPELRALHVLYGANMPTPSQYVYPAGTFPDSDPQVKNGKGDGTVNKRSLEAFKKFEGSQSINLTHQAFDGVDHLSILSDDHVLKFITDLILNYEDSSGDNLSQDREKTEL, encoded by the exons ATGAATCTGATAGAGAATGGCGAATTGAACCTATCCGACATTTGTGCGACATGTGAGCGGTGCCAAGATCCCGGATCTCTCGAATGCAAAGAGGAGCTCAAAAACGTGATGGGAAACGGGAAGGCTG GGGATTATTATTACTACATCGTCCACGCACTGGAGGCTAAAGGGTACACAGCCAACAAAGACATCAAAGGAGCACCCTATGACTTCAGAAAAGCTCCAG ACAACCTGAATGAGTTTTACCGGAAGTTGAAGAAGCTGGTGGAGGACCTGTACCATGCCAATCAAAACGTCCCAGTGGTGATGATAGCGCACTCCATGGGCAACCCCGTCCTCCTGAACTTCTACAACCATAAGGTGACGAAGGAGTGGAAAGACACCTACATCCACGCTCACGTCGCCTTAGCACCACCATGGGCTGGGTCTATCAAATCTGTCAGAGGGATGGTCTCGG GTGACAGCGAtggcatattttttttaaacggacTAGAGGTGCGTCCGATGCAACGGTCCTGGCCTGGGATCGCCTGGATGATGCCAAGCCCCATTCATAAACTATGGAACCCTGAAGAGACTCTTGTCGTCACGCCTCACAGGAATTACAGCGTCAAGGATTACAACAAGCTCTTCCATGACATGGGTTACGACCTTGGTTTTCTTTTGTTAAACAGGACTCGGCAATTTGATACAG ATCTCAGTAAACTGCCGGAACTGCGGGCACTTCACGTGCTGTATGGCGCCAACATGCCCACTCCGAGTCAGTATGTCTACCCTGCTGGAACCTTCCCAGACTCGGACCCTCAGGTCAAGAATGGCAAAGGCGATGGCACGGTCAACAAACGCAGCCTCGAGGCCTTCAAGAAGTTTGAAGGTTCACAATCCATCAATCTGACACACCAGGCTTTTGACGGTGTGGATCATTTGTCAATCCTCAGTGACGACCACGTACTAAAGTTCATCACTGATTTGATTTTGAATTATGAAGACTCTAGTGGAGATAACCTTTCCCAGGacagagaaaaaacagaacTTTAA